From the genome of Rhinolophus ferrumequinum isolate MPI-CBG mRhiFer1 chromosome 24, mRhiFer1_v1.p, whole genome shotgun sequence:
AGAGGAGCCTCCATTTTATCCCTGAATGCCCAGGACCCTGACAGCATGGAGAATGCCAGAGTCACTTATTCCCTGGCTGAGGACACACTCCAGGGGGAGCCTCTCTCCTCCTACATCTCTATCAACTCTGATACCGGTGTCCTGTATGCACTGCGCTCCTTCGACTATGAGCAGGTTAGAGACTTGCAACTACTGGTGACAGCCAGTGACAGTGGGGACCCTCCACTCAGCAGCAACGTGTCTCTGAGCCTGTTTGTTCTGGATCAGAATGACAATGCACCAGAAATCCTGTACCCTACTCTCCTCACTGATGATTCCACGGGAGTGGAACTGGCACCCCGCTCTGCAGAGCCAGGCTATCTGGTGACCAAGGTGGTGGCAGTGGACAGAGACTCGGGCCAGAACGCCTGGCTGTCCTACCGCCTGCTCAAGGCCAGCGATCCAGGGCTCTTCTCCGTGGGGCTGCACACGGGCGAGGTGCGCACTGCGCGGGCCCTGCTGGACAGAGACGCGTTCAAGCAGAACCTGGTTGTGGCGGTCCAGGACCACGGACAGCCCCCTCTCTCAGCCACAGTCACGCTCACCGTGGCTGTGGCTGACAGCATCCCAGACGTCCTGGCCGACCTGGGAAGCTTCAAAACCGCAGCTAACCCTGACGATTCGGGCCTCACTCTCTACCTGGTAGTGGCAGTGGCTGCGGTCTCCTGTGTCTTCCTAGCCTTTGTCATTGTGCTGCTGGCTCTCAGACTGAGGCGCTGGCACATGTCACGTCTGCTCCAGGCTTCCGGAGGCCGATTCGTAGGCGCGCCCGCCTCGAACTTCGTGGGCGTGGACGGGGTGCAGGCTTTCCTACAGACCTATTCCCATGAGGTCTCCCTCACCGCGGACTCTGGGAAGAGTCACCTGATATTCCCACAGCCCAACTATGCGGATACGCTCATCAGCCAGGAGAGCTGTGAGAAAAGCGAGCCTCTTCTGATAACTCAGGATTTACTTGAAACAAAAGGAGACCCCAGTCTTCATCAGGTGAGTCAATCTTGCTCCACTGAAACATAATCAGAGAGCTGTGTAAATGTCTCCAATTATATAAGATATGTACTGcactatatatattacataaaggCACTTCTTTTTAGTATTGCTTGGGGGGGCAGTTGACCCTTCAACAATGTTTACTACACCTAaaagttatgttttgttttgttttattttacttttcctgtGTAGTTTTCATCCAGCTATAAGTTTCAGCaacaatttcttaattttatatctcTAACCATCTCACTTCTTTAAATGCCATTTTCCCTTAGGTCTTATTGAAAGTATAGATTAGAACGATGAAATAGAAGGCCATTGTGTAAATTCATTTGAAAGCTCTCTGTCTTGCCATGCTATCATTGAATCTGgactgaatgttttaaaatttcctgtcTTTACACCTCAACATACTTTGCTTgaagtttacttttctttacttGAAAGGGTATTTTCCATTATAATTAAACAATGGTAGTTTATGGAGACTGGGGAAATATTTAGcatttagatttaattttaacaGGGATAGTATCACAATTGGagtagtatattttaaatatattgttgttGCGTTTTGTGAGATGCACCAGCAGTGACTGTGTGATTCCTTTTGTGCACTTCTGTGATTACCAAAAATATTGTCCAttttatttcactcatatttAATTAGGTTGTAGgagtaattttaataatttctaaattaccTTTTATGGCATCACTATTGAGAACTATGCCTCAATTCAACTTAAGAAGGAGAGTTTTCATTTCTAGGTGCTTTTGTCTTCATGGGAAATTGTGGCACAATACATAGAGTAAATAAGAATGAGGTAAGATGCAACCAGCTGGcatgggagaaggaaaaggaaatacaaatgaatattGAGAGACAGATTGtaggaaagatatttaaaatactgaagctttaaaatataatttggaaatatCAGTTGGCCTGAAACTGTGTCAAACATATTTTGGTGCTGGCATTAAGAATACATTCCAGGGGCGGcaggtcagctcagttggttagagcgtggtgctcttaacaacaaggttgcaggtttggtccccacatgggccactgtgacctgcgccctccacgactagattgaaacaactacttgacttagagctgatgggtcctggaaaacacacttaaaataaagaaaagtttttaataaaagaatacattCCAGAATCAGAGTGATATATAGTTTAAAAGCCTAGGACAGTagcaattaataatttataaccTAACAGcacatggaaaatatatttttgtttaaataggcATTgggtttcttttcaaaaatattatttctggttCAATAAATATGATGGGCTACTACATAGCTATAAGAAATAAATGGGAAACCTCTTTATGTACTGATATGAAATGATCTTCAAGCTATAATGAGTGAAAAAAGGAAGATGCAGAAGGCAGCATATTTTATACTTCCATATGTGTAGAAAAGCACGGGAgaacatatattttagaaatctgCTATACTATACAAAATATATCATCGGAATGAGACAccaaaaaatggaatactcaTTTCTCCTGGGAGAAATGTATTATTGAAAGCAGAgaatagaagagagagaagagaaaagatacatagaatatGCCCTATATACCTTTTGAATTTGGAACTATATGAATGTAtacctatttaaaaacaaataaatactctTTGTAaacccaaaagagaaaaaatagttcTTTGCAAAACATTTCTAAGGCATTGGAGCAATTGCACGGGAAAACCTCTGGGCGTCGCTGTAGGTCCAAAGAAGAGCGACAAGATAGCAGACGCATTTGAGAGCTTCCTAGAGGGTAACTTCCTGCTGAAAGCAACCACACTGTGGAGGCCAGTACAGATCCggttacagaaaataaaagccgGAAAAGTGCCCCTACCCCGGACTTTGCCATCCACGGAGGGCTTATTCCTCCTCGCAGCCAAGGAGCAGAGCAGCCGCGGAGGGAAACAGAGGATGCGGCCCAGCGCAGAGAGGAGTAGCCAGCTGCGGTGGCGGCAGGTATTGTTGCCCTTTCTGCTGTCTTTGTTCCGCGGTGCTCTCCCGGATCAAATCCGCTATTCAGTTCCTGAGGAGCTGGCCAAGAACTCGGTGGTAGGGAACCTCGCCAAGGATCTGGGGCTCAGTGTCCAGGACTTGCGAGCCCGGAAGCTGCGGGTTAGCGCGGAGAAGGAATATTTCACTGTAAACCCTGAGAGCGGGGACTTACTTGTGAGCGACAGGATAGACCGAGAGCAGCTTTGCGGGAAGAAGCCTCTGTGTATTCTGGACTTCGATACTGTCGCTGAAAACCCGCTCAGTATTTTCCATGTAGCAGTAACAGTGCAAGATATAAATGACAACGTCCCATTATTCAAACAGAGaaagattgatttaaaaattggAGAATCCACTAAGCCAGGTAGAACGTTTCCTCTAGACCCGGCCTTGGATTTGGATGCTGGTCCTAATTCACTGCAAAGATACCACCTTAATGACAATGGATACTTTGATCTCGCAGAGAAACAGGCTCCAGATGGACGTAAATATCCTGAGTTGATTCTGAAACATTCTCTGGACAGAGAAGAGCAGAATTACCATCAACTGGTCTTAACAGCTGTGGACGGCGGGGACCCACCCCAAAGTGGCACCACCCAGATCCAAATCCAAGTCACGGATGCCAATGATAATGCCCCGGTGTTCAGCCAGGACGTCTACAGGGCCAGCCTGCGGGAGGGCGTGCCGCGGGGCTTCTCCGTGCTTCGAGTGACAGCCACCGACCAGGACGAGGGTATGAACGCGGAGGTCACCTACTCCTTTCATAATGTGGATGAACAAGTGGAGCAATTTTTTAACTTagataaaagaacaggagaaatcacTACAAAgaatgattttgattttgaagttGCTAGTAGTTACACTCTCGGTGTAGAAGCAAAAGATCCTGGAGATTTAGCAGCCCACTGCAATATCCAAGTCGAAATTCTCGATGAGAACGATTGTGCGCCAGAAGTGATTGTGACCTCAGTGTTTACTCCCCTTCCGGAGGATTCACCACCAGGAACAGTGATCGCCTTGATGAAAACAAGAGACAGAGACTCTGGAGAAAATGGAGATGTTTACTGCCGCATATTGGGAAAGACAGATTTTTTATTGAAATCTTACTCGAAGAACTATTACAAGATAGTGACAGACAGGGCTCTGGACCGGGAGGAGATCCCGGAATACAACGTCACTATAATGGCCACCGACAGGGGCAAACCGCCCCTCTCCTCCAGCACCACCATCACCCTGCACATCACCGACGTCAACGACAACGCTCCGGTTTTCCAACAGTCAGCCTACTTGGTCCATGTGCCAGAAAACAACCCACCCGGTGCCTCCATAGCGCAGGTCAGCGCCTCCGACCCCGACCTGGGGCCCAACGGCCACGTCTCCTACTCCATCGTGGCCAGCGACCTGGAGCCGCGGGCGCTGTCGTCCTACGTGTCCGTGAGCGCACAGAGCGGGGTGGTGTTCGCGCAGCGCGCCTTCGACCACGAGCAGCTGCGCGCCTTCGAGCTGACGCTGCAGGCCCGCGACCAGGGCTCGCCCGCGCTCAGCGCCAACGTGAGCGTGCGCGTGTTGGTGGGCGACCGCAACGACAACGCGCCAAGGGTGCTGTACCCCGCGCTGGGGCCCGACGGCTCGGCGCTCTTCGACACCGTGCCGCGCGCCGCGCAGCCAGGCTACCTGGTCACCAAGGTGGTGGCGGTGGACGCGGACTCGGGACACAACGCCTGGCTGTCCTACCACGTGCTG
Proteins encoded in this window:
- the LOC117016578 gene encoding protocadherin gamma-B2 isoform X13; the protein is MRPSAERSSQLRWRQVLLPFLLSLFRGALPDQIRYSVPEELAKNSVVGNLAKDLGLSVQDLRARKLRVSAEKEYFTVNPESGDLLVSDRIDREQLCGKKPLCILDFDTVAENPLSIFHVAVTVQDINDNVPLFKQRKIDLKIGESTKPGRTFPLDPALDLDAGPNSLQRYHLNDNGYFDLAEKQAPDGRKYPELILKHSLDREEQNYHQLVLTAVDGGDPPQSGTTQIQIQVTDANDNAPVFSQDVYRASLREGVPRGFSVLRVTATDQDEGMNAEVTYSFHNVDEQVEQFFNLDKRTGEITTKNDFDFEVASSYTLGVEAKDPGDLAAHCNIQVEILDENDCAPEVIVTSVFTPLPEDSPPGTVIALMKTRDRDSGENGDVYCRILGKTDFLLKSYSKNYYKIVTDRALDREEIPEYNVTIMATDRGKPPLSSSTTITLHITDVNDNAPVFQQSAYLVHVPENNPPGASIAQVSASDPDLGPNGHVSYSIVASDLEPRALSSYVSVSAQSGVVFAQRAFDHEQLRAFELTLQARDQGSPALSANVSVRVLVGDRNDNAPRVLYPALGPDGSALFDTVPRAAQPGYLVTKVVAVDADSGHNAWLSYHVLQASEPGLFSLGLRTGEVRTARALGDRDAARQRLLVAVRDGGQPPLSATATLLLVFADSLQEVLPDLGDRPASPDPQAELQFYLVVALALISVLFLLAVILAVALRLRSSSSPAAWACFQPGLSSKSGPGVLPNYCEGTLPYSYNLCVASQSAKTEFNFLNVTPEVAPPRDLLCEDASWVPSTSHGDAEGPFASDTTLKQAPPNTDWRFSQAQRPSTSGSQNGDETGTWPNNQFDTEMLQAMILASASEAADGSSTLGGGAGTMGLSARYGPQFTLQHVPDYRQNVYIPGSNATLTNAAGKRDGKAPAGGNGNKKKSGKKEKK